In Bos indicus x Bos taurus breed Angus x Brahman F1 hybrid chromosome 23, Bos_hybrid_MaternalHap_v2.0, whole genome shotgun sequence, a single genomic region encodes these proteins:
- the LOC113882050 gene encoding olfactory receptor 2G6-like → MKGTNASTLAGFILLGFSDQPHLEMVLLLVVSIIYILTLMGNTAIILVSYFNSKLHTPMYFFLSNLSFLDLCFTTSVVPQMLWNLKGPDKTISYTGCVIQMYVALGLGSTECVLLTVMAYDRFNAICRPLHYGVIMHPKLLQQLAALAWISGFVESMVQTILVFQLPLCSHHMVDDLMCEEPALIKIACVNTTFLENELSIALFLYVVIPLGLILASYGCIVRSVLKIKSTEGRRKAFGTCGSHLIVVVLFFGTIISVYIQPKNKYTQNYSKFLSLFYTVVTPSLNPLIYTLRNKEVKWALRRLVGRDSS, encoded by the coding sequence ATGAAAGGAACAAATGCTAGCACTCTGGCAGGTTTCATCCTACTGGGCTTTTCTGACCAGCCCCACCTGGAGATGGTTCTCCTTCTTGTCGTCTCTATCATATACATTCTGACACTGATGGGGAACACAGCGATCATACTGGTCTCATACTTTAACTCCAAACTCCACAcacccatgtatttcttcctctccAATCTCTCCTTCCTGGACCTCTGTTTCACCACCAGTGTTGTCCCACAAATGCTTTGGAATCTCAAGGGGCCTGACAAGACCATTAGCTACACTGGCTGTGTGATCCAGATGTATGTTGCTTTGGGGCTGGGCTCCACGGAGTGTGTCCTGCTGACTGTtatggcctatgaccgcttcaATGCCATCTGTCGACCCCTCCACTATGGAGTGATCATGCACCCAAAGCTCCTCCAGCAACTGGCAGCTCTGGCCTGGATCAGTGGCTTTGTGGAGTCCATGGTTCAGACCATCCTTGTTTTCCAGTTGCCTCTCTGCAGCCATCACATGGTGGATGACCTCATGTGTGAGGAGCCTGCCCTGATTAAGATTGCCTGTGTGAACACAACTTTCCTGGAAAATGAGCTCTCCATAGCTCTTTTTCTGTATGTGGTGATACCTCTGGGGCTTATTCTGGCCTCCTATGGCTGCATTGTTAGGAGTGTGCTGAAGATAAAAtccactgaaggcaggaggaaagcatTTGGGACTTGTGGGTCCCACCTAAttgttgtggttttgttttttgggacaATAATTTCTGTCTACATCCAACCCAAgaacaaatacacacaaaattaCAGCAAATTCCTCTCCCTCTTCTACACTGTAGTGACACCCTCACTTAATCCTTTGATCTACACCTTGAGAAATAAAGAAGTTAAGTGGGCACTAAGAAGGTTAGTGGGAAGAGATTCAAGCTAA